Proteins encoded in a region of the Gammaproteobacteria bacterium genome:
- a CDS encoding RidA family protein → MKQIIHTDNAPKAIGTYSQAVKVGNTVYLSGQIPLLPDSMQMIEGDIKAQIHQVFKNLQAVIEASGGRFSDVVKLNIFLTDLANFAAVNEVMEEYFTQPYPARAAVGVAQLPRDAEVEMDGILILQN, encoded by the coding sequence ATGAAACAGATCATCCACACCGACAATGCACCCAAAGCAATTGGTACCTATTCTCAAGCGGTAAAAGTTGGCAATACGGTCTATTTGTCAGGCCAGATACCGCTGCTGCCTGACAGCATGCAGATGATTGAAGGTGACATCAAAGCGCAGATCCACCAAGTATTTAAAAACCTGCAAGCGGTTATCGAAGCCTCGGGCGGGCGCTTTTCCGATGTAGTCAAACTCAATATTTTCCTGACCGACCTCGCTAATTTTGCTGCGGTTAATGAAGTGATGGAAGAGTACTTCACACAGCCCTACCCGGCTCGTGCTGCGGTTGGTGTTGCTCAACTACCCCGTGATGCCGAGGTGGAAATGGATGGCATACTCATACTGCAAAACTAA